In the genome of Nonomuraea sp. NBC_00507, the window AGGACCGCGAGCTGCCGTGGAACCCCTACCTGCGCACGCTGCCCGCGGGCCCGTTCGCCCACTTCGCCGGCCGCATCCTGTCCACGTTGGCCGTCATGTTGCTGTCGGTGATCCCGGTGCTGCTGGTGAGCGCGTTGTTCACCGAGGCGACGATCACGCCGGCGAACTTGCTGCTCGGTCTGGGCACGCTGGTCGTCGGGGTCGTCCCGTTCATGCTGATGGGCCTGTTCATCGGCTTCTCGCTGGCGCCCAAGGCCGCGATCGCGGTGTCGCAGATCGTGTTCTTCCCGCTGGGCATCCTCGGCGGGCTGTTGCTGCCGCCGCAAGCCTTTCCCGAGTTCATCGAAGTCGTCTCGCCGTACGTGCCGACCAGGGGCGGGGCCGAGCTGATCTGGTGGGCCACCACGGGCAGCAGCCCGGACCCCGTGGCCCTGGTGATGCTGGCGGTGTGGACCGTCGTCCTGGCCGCGGCGGCGGCGTGGGGCTACCGCCGCGACGAAGGCCGGCGTTTCACCTGATCAAAGGGGGTGTGCCGCCGAGTCCGCAGCGATCTCGACGGCACACCCGTCAATGTGGGGGTCCTGGGTTATTTCTTCTCTTCGAGGGTGACGGTGACCTCGTTGGTCTGCCCGTCCCGCACATATGTGATCTTGACCTGTTGACCAGGTTTGAAACCTCTGACCTGCCCAACTACATTATCTCCCCCGTCAACCGCCTTGTCGCCGATCTTCGTGATCAGGTCGCCCTGCTTCAGCCCGGCCTTCTCCGCCGGGCTTCCGGCGGTGATCTGGCTGATGAGGGCGCCGGCCACGTCGCCGGTCGCGTCGGTGACGCTCACGCCGAGGAAGGCATGACTCACCTTGCCGGTGCTGATGAGCTGGTCGGAGACCTGCTTGGCGGTGTTGACCGGGATGGCGAAGCCGACACCGCCGCCCGCGGCCTGCGAGGCGATCGCGGTGTTGATGCCGACCAGCTCGCCGGCCGCGTTGACCAGCGCGCCGCCGGAGTTACCGGGGTTGATGGAGGCG includes:
- a CDS encoding ABC transporter permease is translated as MSSLVVAHTRYLMIEQIRVPIGLLASSLFPAISMLAFVVPFAGQDPVAATSATGSLMFFGAMSAAVIGLSISVAQDRELPWNPYLRTLPAGPFAHFAGRILSTLAVMLLSVIPVLLVSALFTEATITPANLLLGLGTLVVGVVPFMLMGLFIGFSLAPKAAIAVSQIVFFPLGILGGLLLPPQAFPEFIEVVSPYVPTRGGAELIWWATTGSSPDPVALVMLAVWTVVLAAAAAWGYRRDEGRRFT